Proteins encoded in a region of the Bubalus bubalis isolate 160015118507 breed Murrah chromosome 9, NDDB_SH_1, whole genome shotgun sequence genome:
- the PDE4A gene encoding cAMP-specific 3',5'-cyclic phosphodiesterase 4A isoform X10, with the protein MEPETTLPSRLPALSTPTSPLGHRGAVFPALEGSLPIRGRQKPSLAPPPCLLTSHATPSPHLVIGLGLPHSSRLALGSPLQPTTSQKNSYLRSGFQSISNQQHDTRTRSALLDKRNEVEIPSPTIKDREKQQAPRQRPCQQPPAPGPQLQPMSQITGVKKLMHSSSLNDSSIPRFGVKTDQEELLAQELENLNKWGLNIFRVSDYAGGRSLSCIMYTIFQERDLLKKFRIPVDTMVTYMLTLEDHYHPDVAYHNSLHAADVLQSTHVLLATPALDAVFTDLEILAALFAAAIHDVDHPGVSNQFLINTNSELALMYNDESVLENHHLAVGFKLLQEDNCDIFQNLGKRQRQSLRKMVIDMVLATDMSKHMTLLADLKTMVETKKVTSSGVLLLDNYSDRIQVLRNMVHCADLSNPTKPLELYRQWTDRIMAEFFQQGDRERERGMEISPMCDKHTASVEKSQVGFIDYIVHPLWETWADLVHPDAQEILDTLEDNRDWYYSAIRQSPSPPPEEEPGGPGHPPPPDKFQFELTLDEEEEEEVSTAPGAVAVQELYMAQDASPPEDPLEVDGQDPSAEVEIEEMYLTRQVDSTGSVAAGQDVSMPRGASVDVCVGCCNIPALSPNSLAPLALRTPPPPEDDPGLLGLPSVAAEVGAQKEHQAAKRACCACTGTAGEDPTPGALPAPGAWGSAGGPT; encoded by the exons ATGGAGCCAGAGACCACCCTTCCTTCCCGCCTCCCAGCGCTGTCCACCCCCACCAGTCCTCTGGGTCACCGCGGGGCTGTCTTCCCAGCCCTAGAAGGGTCCTTGCCTATCCGAGGCAGGCAGAAGCCCTCTCTAGcgcccccaccctgcctcctgaCTTCCCATGCCACCCCCTCGCCACACTTGGTGATTGGACTGGGGCTACCCCACAGCTCTCGTCTGGCCCTGGGGTCCCCACTCCAGCCCACCACCTCCCAGAAGAATTCCTACCTCCGCTCTGGTTTCCAGTCTATAAGCAACCAACAGCATGACACCAGAACTAGGTCTGCCCTCCTGG ACAAGCGGAATGAAGTGGAGATCCCATCACCCACGATCAAAGATCGGGAAAAACAGCAAGCGCCACGGCAGAGACCTTGCCAGCAGCCCCCGGCCCCTGGGCCACAGCTTCAGCCCATGTCTCAGATAACGGGAGTGAAGAAGCTGATGCATAGCAGCAGCCTCAACGATTCCAGCATCCCCCGCTTTGGTGTGAAGACTGATCAAGAGGAACTCCTAGCCCAA GAACTGGAAAACCTGAACAAGTGGGGCCTGAACATCTTTCGCGTGTCAGATTACGCTGGGGGCCGTTCCCTCAGCTGCATCATGTACACAATATTCCAG GAGCGGGACCTGCTGAAGAAGTTCCGCATCCCGGTGGACACTATGGTGACATACATGCTGACCCTAGAGGACCACTACCACCCAGATGTGGCTTACCACAACAGCCTGCACGCAGccgacgtgctgcagtccacccaTGTGCTGCTGGCCACACCTGCGTTGGAT GCCGTGTTTACGGACCTGGAGATTCTCGCTGCCCTCTTCGCGGCTGCCATCCACGACGTGGACCACCCTGGAGTCTCCAATCAGTTCCTCATAAACACCA ATTCAGAACTGGCGCTCATGTACAACGACGAGTCGGTGCTGGAAAATCACCACCTGGCCGTGGGCTTCAAGCTGCTGCAGGAAGACAACTGTGACATCTTCCAGAACCTCGGCAAGCGCCAGCGGCAGAGCCTGCGCAAGATGGTCATCGACATG GTGCTGGCCACGGATATGTCCAAGCACATGACCCTCCTGGCTGACCTGAAGACCATGGTGGAGACTAAGAAAGTGACCAGCTCGGGGGTCCTCTTGCTGGATAACTATTCCGACCGCATCCAG GTTCTACGGAACATGGTGCACTGCGCAGACCTTAGCAACCCCACCAAGCCGCTGGAGCTTTACCGCCAGTGGACCGACCGCATCATGGCCGAGTTCTTCCAGCAGGGCGACCGCGAACGTGAGCGAGGCATGGAGATCAGTCCCATGTGCGACAAGCACACAGCCTCAGTGGAGAAGTCTCAG GTGGGTTTCATTGACTATATCGTACACCCGCTGTGGGAGACGTGGGCTGACTTGGTCCACCCAGATGCCCAAGAGATCCTGGACACTCTGGAAGACAACCGGGACTGGTACTACAGCGCCATTCGGCAGAGCCCCTCGCCACCCCCcgaggaggagcctgggggaccgGGCCACCCCCCACCACCTGATAAGTTCCAGTTCGAGCTGACGCTGgacgaggaagaggaggaggaggtgagcaCTGCCCCGGGTGCGGTTGCAGTTCAGGAATTGTACATGGCCCAGGATGCCTCCCCACCTGAAGACCCTTTGGAGGTTGACGGCCAGGATCCATCTGCGGAGGTGGAGATAGAGGAAATGTACTTGACCCGGCAAGTGGACTCCACAGGTAGTGTGGCAGCTGGCCAGGATGTGTCTATGCCCCGAGGCGCGTCCGTGGATGTCTGTGTGGGCTGCTGCAACATCCCTGCCCTGTCTCCTAATAGCCTTGCTCCGCTTGCCTTGAGGACACCGCCCCCTCCAGAGGACGACCCGGGCCTTCTGGGCCTCCCCTCCGTGGCAGCCGAGGTGGGGGCCCAAAAAGAGCATCAGGCTGCCAAGAGGGCATGCTGTGCCTGCACGGGGACAGCCGGCGAGGATCCCACTCCTGGAGCGCttccagctcccggagcttgggGGTCAGCTGGTGGCCCTACCTGA
- the PDE4A gene encoding cAMP-specific 3',5'-cyclic phosphodiesterase 4A isoform X12, whose product MQTYRSVSEMASHKFKRMLNRELTHLSEMSRSGNQVSEYISTTFLDKRNEVEIPSPTIKDREKQQAPRQRPCQQPPAPGPQLQPMSQITGVKKLMHSSSLNDSSIPRFGVKTDQEELLAQELENLNKWGLNIFRVSDYAGGRSLSCIMYTIFQERDLLKKFRIPVDTMVTYMLTLEDHYHPDVAYHNSLHAADVLQSTHVLLATPALDAVFTDLEILAALFAAAIHDVDHPGVSNQFLINTNSELALMYNDESVLENHHLAVGFKLLQEDNCDIFQNLGKRQRQSLRKMVIDMVLATDMSKHMTLLADLKTMVETKKVTSSGVLLLDNYSDRIQVLRNMVHCADLSNPTKPLELYRQWTDRIMAEFFQQGDRERERGMEISPMCDKHTASVEKSQVGFIDYIVHPLWETWADLVHPDAQEILDTLEDNRDWYYSAIRQSPSPPPEEEPGGPGHPPPPDKFQFELTLDEEEEEEVSTAPGAVAVQELYMAQDASPPEDPLEVDGQDPSAEVEIEEMYLTRQVDSTGSVAAGQDVSMPRGASVDVCVGCCNIPALSPNSLAPLALRTPPPPEDDPGLLGLPSVAAEVGAQKEHQAAKRACCACTGTAGEDPTPGALPAPGAWGSAGGPT is encoded by the exons TTCAAGAGGATGCTAAACCGTGAACTCACACACCTGTCAGAGATGAGCAGGTCAGGAAACCAGGTCTCTGAGTACATCTCCACCACATTCCTGG ACAAGCGGAATGAAGTGGAGATCCCATCACCCACGATCAAAGATCGGGAAAAACAGCAAGCGCCACGGCAGAGACCTTGCCAGCAGCCCCCGGCCCCTGGGCCACAGCTTCAGCCCATGTCTCAGATAACGGGAGTGAAGAAGCTGATGCATAGCAGCAGCCTCAACGATTCCAGCATCCCCCGCTTTGGTGTGAAGACTGATCAAGAGGAACTCCTAGCCCAA GAACTGGAAAACCTGAACAAGTGGGGCCTGAACATCTTTCGCGTGTCAGATTACGCTGGGGGCCGTTCCCTCAGCTGCATCATGTACACAATATTCCAG GAGCGGGACCTGCTGAAGAAGTTCCGCATCCCGGTGGACACTATGGTGACATACATGCTGACCCTAGAGGACCACTACCACCCAGATGTGGCTTACCACAACAGCCTGCACGCAGccgacgtgctgcagtccacccaTGTGCTGCTGGCCACACCTGCGTTGGAT GCCGTGTTTACGGACCTGGAGATTCTCGCTGCCCTCTTCGCGGCTGCCATCCACGACGTGGACCACCCTGGAGTCTCCAATCAGTTCCTCATAAACACCA ATTCAGAACTGGCGCTCATGTACAACGACGAGTCGGTGCTGGAAAATCACCACCTGGCCGTGGGCTTCAAGCTGCTGCAGGAAGACAACTGTGACATCTTCCAGAACCTCGGCAAGCGCCAGCGGCAGAGCCTGCGCAAGATGGTCATCGACATG GTGCTGGCCACGGATATGTCCAAGCACATGACCCTCCTGGCTGACCTGAAGACCATGGTGGAGACTAAGAAAGTGACCAGCTCGGGGGTCCTCTTGCTGGATAACTATTCCGACCGCATCCAG GTTCTACGGAACATGGTGCACTGCGCAGACCTTAGCAACCCCACCAAGCCGCTGGAGCTTTACCGCCAGTGGACCGACCGCATCATGGCCGAGTTCTTCCAGCAGGGCGACCGCGAACGTGAGCGAGGCATGGAGATCAGTCCCATGTGCGACAAGCACACAGCCTCAGTGGAGAAGTCTCAG GTGGGTTTCATTGACTATATCGTACACCCGCTGTGGGAGACGTGGGCTGACTTGGTCCACCCAGATGCCCAAGAGATCCTGGACACTCTGGAAGACAACCGGGACTGGTACTACAGCGCCATTCGGCAGAGCCCCTCGCCACCCCCcgaggaggagcctgggggaccgGGCCACCCCCCACCACCTGATAAGTTCCAGTTCGAGCTGACGCTGgacgaggaagaggaggaggaggtgagcaCTGCCCCGGGTGCGGTTGCAGTTCAGGAATTGTACATGGCCCAGGATGCCTCCCCACCTGAAGACCCTTTGGAGGTTGACGGCCAGGATCCATCTGCGGAGGTGGAGATAGAGGAAATGTACTTGACCCGGCAAGTGGACTCCACAGGTAGTGTGGCAGCTGGCCAGGATGTGTCTATGCCCCGAGGCGCGTCCGTGGATGTCTGTGTGGGCTGCTGCAACATCCCTGCCCTGTCTCCTAATAGCCTTGCTCCGCTTGCCTTGAGGACACCGCCCCCTCCAGAGGACGACCCGGGCCTTCTGGGCCTCCCCTCCGTGGCAGCCGAGGTGGGGGCCCAAAAAGAGCATCAGGCTGCCAAGAGGGCATGCTGTGCCTGCACGGGGACAGCCGGCGAGGATCCCACTCCTGGAGCGCttccagctcccggagcttgggGGTCAGCTGGTGGCCCTACCTGA
- the PDE4A gene encoding cAMP-specific 3',5'-cyclic phosphodiesterase 4A isoform X11 — translation MPLVDFFCETCSKPWLVGWWDQFKRMLNRELTHLSEMSRSGNQVSEYISTTFLDKRNEVEIPSPTIKDREKQQAPRQRPCQQPPAPGPQLQPMSQITGVKKLMHSSSLNDSSIPRFGVKTDQEELLAQELENLNKWGLNIFRVSDYAGGRSLSCIMYTIFQERDLLKKFRIPVDTMVTYMLTLEDHYHPDVAYHNSLHAADVLQSTHVLLATPALDAVFTDLEILAALFAAAIHDVDHPGVSNQFLINTNSELALMYNDESVLENHHLAVGFKLLQEDNCDIFQNLGKRQRQSLRKMVIDMVLATDMSKHMTLLADLKTMVETKKVTSSGVLLLDNYSDRIQVLRNMVHCADLSNPTKPLELYRQWTDRIMAEFFQQGDRERERGMEISPMCDKHTASVEKSQVGFIDYIVHPLWETWADLVHPDAQEILDTLEDNRDWYYSAIRQSPSPPPEEEPGGPGHPPPPDKFQFELTLDEEEEEEVSTAPGAVAVQELYMAQDASPPEDPLEVDGQDPSAEVEIEEMYLTRQVDSTGSVAAGQDVSMPRGASVDVCVGCCNIPALSPNSLAPLALRTPPPPEDDPGLLGLPSVAAEVGAQKEHQAAKRACCACTGTAGEDPTPGALPAPGAWGSAGGPT, via the exons ATGCCCTTGGTGGATTTCTTCTGCGAGACCTGCTCCAAGCCGTGGCTGGTGGGCTGGTGGGACCAG TTCAAGAGGATGCTAAACCGTGAACTCACACACCTGTCAGAGATGAGCAGGTCAGGAAACCAGGTCTCTGAGTACATCTCCACCACATTCCTGG ACAAGCGGAATGAAGTGGAGATCCCATCACCCACGATCAAAGATCGGGAAAAACAGCAAGCGCCACGGCAGAGACCTTGCCAGCAGCCCCCGGCCCCTGGGCCACAGCTTCAGCCCATGTCTCAGATAACGGGAGTGAAGAAGCTGATGCATAGCAGCAGCCTCAACGATTCCAGCATCCCCCGCTTTGGTGTGAAGACTGATCAAGAGGAACTCCTAGCCCAA GAACTGGAAAACCTGAACAAGTGGGGCCTGAACATCTTTCGCGTGTCAGATTACGCTGGGGGCCGTTCCCTCAGCTGCATCATGTACACAATATTCCAG GAGCGGGACCTGCTGAAGAAGTTCCGCATCCCGGTGGACACTATGGTGACATACATGCTGACCCTAGAGGACCACTACCACCCAGATGTGGCTTACCACAACAGCCTGCACGCAGccgacgtgctgcagtccacccaTGTGCTGCTGGCCACACCTGCGTTGGAT GCCGTGTTTACGGACCTGGAGATTCTCGCTGCCCTCTTCGCGGCTGCCATCCACGACGTGGACCACCCTGGAGTCTCCAATCAGTTCCTCATAAACACCA ATTCAGAACTGGCGCTCATGTACAACGACGAGTCGGTGCTGGAAAATCACCACCTGGCCGTGGGCTTCAAGCTGCTGCAGGAAGACAACTGTGACATCTTCCAGAACCTCGGCAAGCGCCAGCGGCAGAGCCTGCGCAAGATGGTCATCGACATG GTGCTGGCCACGGATATGTCCAAGCACATGACCCTCCTGGCTGACCTGAAGACCATGGTGGAGACTAAGAAAGTGACCAGCTCGGGGGTCCTCTTGCTGGATAACTATTCCGACCGCATCCAG GTTCTACGGAACATGGTGCACTGCGCAGACCTTAGCAACCCCACCAAGCCGCTGGAGCTTTACCGCCAGTGGACCGACCGCATCATGGCCGAGTTCTTCCAGCAGGGCGACCGCGAACGTGAGCGAGGCATGGAGATCAGTCCCATGTGCGACAAGCACACAGCCTCAGTGGAGAAGTCTCAG GTGGGTTTCATTGACTATATCGTACACCCGCTGTGGGAGACGTGGGCTGACTTGGTCCACCCAGATGCCCAAGAGATCCTGGACACTCTGGAAGACAACCGGGACTGGTACTACAGCGCCATTCGGCAGAGCCCCTCGCCACCCCCcgaggaggagcctgggggaccgGGCCACCCCCCACCACCTGATAAGTTCCAGTTCGAGCTGACGCTGgacgaggaagaggaggaggaggtgagcaCTGCCCCGGGTGCGGTTGCAGTTCAGGAATTGTACATGGCCCAGGATGCCTCCCCACCTGAAGACCCTTTGGAGGTTGACGGCCAGGATCCATCTGCGGAGGTGGAGATAGAGGAAATGTACTTGACCCGGCAAGTGGACTCCACAGGTAGTGTGGCAGCTGGCCAGGATGTGTCTATGCCCCGAGGCGCGTCCGTGGATGTCTGTGTGGGCTGCTGCAACATCCCTGCCCTGTCTCCTAATAGCCTTGCTCCGCTTGCCTTGAGGACACCGCCCCCTCCAGAGGACGACCCGGGCCTTCTGGGCCTCCCCTCCGTGGCAGCCGAGGTGGGGGCCCAAAAAGAGCATCAGGCTGCCAAGAGGGCATGCTGTGCCTGCACGGGGACAGCCGGCGAGGATCCCACTCCTGGAGCGCttccagctcccggagcttgggGGTCAGCTGGTGGCCCTACCTGA